Genomic DNA from Oryza sativa Japonica Group chromosome 5, ASM3414082v1:
GGAGATGGCGACAAGCATCGACTTGGCCATGGTGACAAGGAATCACGACTCAAGCCCACCTGTGTAGCTTCGCTTATTGATTATGATTTTTACAGGGTAGCATGTGGTCACAGTCTTACTGTATGCTTGACAACTTCTGGAAAAGTGTTGAGCATGGGTAATTCTGTTTATGGTCAGCTCGGAAATCCTAATTCAGATGGAAGGCTTCCATGTTTGGTCGAAGATAGGATTGCAGGTGAACATGTTCTCCAAGTTGCTTGTGGATCCTACCATGTTGCAGTATTGACAGGTAGGAGTGAAGTTTTTACATGGGGAAAGGGAGCTAATGGAAGATTAGGCCATGGAGATATAGAGGATCGGAAGGTACCTACACAGGTTGAGGCACTGAAAGATAGAGCGGTTCGGCACATAGCATGTGGTGCAAACTTCACTGCTGCTATATGTCTTCACAAATGGGTTTCTGGAGCTGACCAATCACAGTGCTCATCATGTCAACAGCCATTTGGATTTACTCGAAAGAGGCATAATTGCTATAATTGTGGACTTGTCCATTGTAATGCATGCACCTCAAGAAAGGCTTTGAGAGCAGCATTGGCTCCTAATCCAGGGAAACCTTACCGTGTTTGTGATTCTTGTTTCTTGAAATTGAAGAACGCCTTGGATTCTGATTCGTTTAATAAGAGGAAGGACATTGTTTCCCACCTTGCAGGTGAAAGCAATGGTGATACCAAAGCATCGAAAACCATCTTGTCTAGCAATATGGATATAATTAGGAGTTTGGATAGCAAGGCAGCAAGACAGGGGAAGAAAACTGATGCATTGTCATTTCTCCGGACTCCTCAAGTTAGTTCACTACTGCAGCTGAGAGATATTGCTTTGTCTGGTAGCGCAGATATGAACAGATCAGTTCCAAGAGCAGTGCGTACATCAGCAGTTCGGTCAGTAACCACTTCAAGAGCTGTTTCCCCTTTCTCTCGAAAGTCTAGTCCACCACGTTCAACCACACCAGTTCCAACAACTCATGGCCTTTCTTTCTCAAAAAGTGCTACCGATAATCTGGCAAAAACAAATGAGCTCTTAAACCAGGAAATCGATAGGCTGCATGCGCAAGTATGTACTTCTCTTTATTCAGCAGAGATTAACTTGGATGCTTTATTATGTTgcaataagccaataagctTAGTTTTTGGTGGAGTAAATATTGCAAGAAACTTAGTAGCTAATACCTTTATTGGTGCAGGTTGATAACCTCAGACATCGTTGTGAGCATCAAGAAGTTGAGCTGCATAAATCAGCCAAGAAAGTTCAGGAGGCCATGACACTAGTTGCAGAGGAATCTGCAAAATCTAAAGCTGCAAAAGAGGTTATCAAATCTCTAACAGCGCAGGTATTAACAAACTCACCTGTGTTCACTTCGATTACTACAATTCTAAAACCATGTCATGGCCATCTTGGCATCTTTCCTTTCTATATGTTGGCTAAAGTAATAAGAGTAGGATATCTCTGTTTCATCATAAAGAGTTGTTAAATCATACAGTAATAATTGTGTCTCTCTTTCTCTAAATTATGTAGCTGAAGGATATGGCTGAGCGGATACCACCAGAACAGGGCACTTACGATGTCAGTGAGGCAAAGCCAGTGCACGTTCCGAATGGCATTGATTCACATATTGCAATCTACTCTAGCATAAACGTAGCTCACCAGCCACAGAATGAGCTCCTCAATGCTTCAAATGCGCAAAGCCTGAACTCTGGACGATCATTGCATCCAAATGGAATCTCAAGCCAACACAGGTTACTAGGTAATGCTACCGAAGCTAGTGAAGGCAGCGCTCAAAGCCATCGAATTACTAGTCCCTGCAAGTTGGATGTTCCTCATCGAAGAGCGCACAGCAACAGCGACGATATGCTGACTGCGAGTCATAGAGGGGATGATAATGTGAGCATAGATGCAATGTCCCTTCAGAATGGTGAGGATGGATACAAGCCTCGAGGCACAGTATCATCAATATCCAGCAGCCAAGTTCAGGCCGAATGGATCGAGCAGTATGAACCAGGTGTATACATAACACTCACAACACTCTTGGATGGGACTCGGGATCTGAAGAGGGTTCGTTTCAGGTGAATAAATTTTAAACTACAAGTCATTTTGCTTTGTGTTTGGCAGTGATGATAGTACTGAATTACTACccccgtttcaagttataagatgttttgactttagtcaaagtaaaactgtttcaagtttgaccaaatttatagaaaaaatagtaatatttttaacccaagataaatttattataaaaatatatttaattattaatttaataaaactaatttggtaatgtaaatattactatatttgtatataaacttagttaaatttaaaacagtttgactttgatcaaagtcaaaacatcttataacttgaaacggatggagtaattgaTTGTGAAAAGAAAGACTATTATCTAATGATAATACTAAGTTTAGGGTGTTGAAAATTGTTTGCAGCCGGAGACGTTTTGGGGAGCATCAGGCTGAGAAGTGGTGGAACGAGAACCGTGAGAAGGTGTACGAGAGATACAACGTGAGGAGCTCTGAAAGAGTGTCTTCTTCTTCAGCAGCCTCCACCCGCTCAGCCTATTGATCCACAAGCTGCTGGATCTGGGACAAGCTGTTTTTgcatagaaaagaaaaaaaaactgcaagaTTGATTTGCAAGGCTACTCAATGACTGCAAAATGTTATGATCAACTGATGAGGCACTAATCATCTAGTAGCTAggatcatcatcgtcatcatatatatatatatatatatatatatatatatatatatatatatatatatatatatatatatatatatatatatatatatatatatatatatatatatatatatatatatatatatatatatatatatatatatatatatatatatatatatatatatatatatatatatatatatatatatatatatatactgggaGAAAGCCTTTCGATCTTTACTGTACCATAATATTATTATGATACTCCATATCAATAGCCAAATTTTGTTGTGTGCCAAAATCATGTTCTTTTCTCTTCCATACTCTGCCAAAAACATGAGAAATTTTGggccgaaagaaaaaaaaagcccaacCATACACTACCAACTCCCAGTAGGCTGGGCTTTGGTTTGGTTTCCTAGTAGGTTGGGCTGGGATGTGGGCTTCGGCTtggctgggctgggctggcaATTCCAAGAAACTGGACAGGTCAGGATCATACAAGTGAGAGTGAGTcgaattttataatttttcttattaaaagttttacaaaaataattttccattttgaaaattgacggaaatagtcgcctaccgccctctgggagggcgatttttaaaaatcgccctcccagagggcggcgaaaatgacgtggcag
This window encodes:
- the LOC4337567 gene encoding PH, RCC1 and FYVE domains-containing protein 1; protein product: MHTRGASSDVLRASISSAPSTSSHGSAQDDCDSLGDVYVWGEVFCENSVRVGSDTIIRSTEKTDFLLPKPLESRLVLDVYHVDCGVRHAALVTRNGDVFTWGEDSGGRLGHGTREDSVHPRLVESLAACNVDFVACGEFHTCAVTTTGELYTWGDGTHNVGLLGHGTDAGHWIPKRISGALDGLPVAYVSCGTWHTALITSMGQLFTFGDGSFGVLGHGNLTSISCPKEVESLSGLKTIAVACGVWHTAAIVEVIVTHSSSSVSAGKLFTWGDGDKHRLGHGDKESRLKPTCVASLIDYDFYRVACGHSLTVCLTTSGKVLSMGNSVYGQLGNPNSDGRLPCLVEDRIAGEHVLQVACGSYHVAVLTGRSEVFTWGKGANGRLGHGDIEDRKVPTQVEALKDRAVRHIACGANFTAAICLHKWVSGADQSQCSSCQQPFGFTRKRHNCYNCGLVHCNACTSRKALRAALAPNPGKPYRVCDSCFLKLKNALDSDSFNKRKDIVSHLAGESNGDTKASKTILSSNMDIIRSLDSKAARQGKKTDALSFLRTPQVSSLLQLRDIALSGSADMNRSVPRAVRTSAVRSVTTSRAVSPFSRKSSPPRSTTPVPTTHGLSFSKSATDNLAKTNELLNQEIDRLHAQVDNLRHRCEHQEVELHKSAKKVQEAMTLVAEESAKSKAAKEVIKSLTAQLKDMAERIPPEQGTYDVSEAKPVHVPNGIDSHIAIYSSINVAHQPQNELLNASNAQSLNSGRSLHPNGISSQHRLLGNATEASEGSAQSHRITSPCKLDVPHRRAHSNSDDMLTASHRGDDNVSIDAMSLQNGEDGYKPRGTVSSISSSQVQAEWIEQYEPGVYITLTTLLDGTRDLKRVRFSRRRFGEHQAEKWWNENREKVYERYNVRSSERVSSSSAASTRSAY